The genomic interval GACGTAGGTGCTCGTTCGGCCGACCATCGAGCGCTCGCTCGCGAAGGTGAGCTCGGGGTCGCCGCGGCCCGTCACGGTGTGTTCGTGTCCGTCGGCCTCGAGAGTCGCGA from Salifodinibacter halophilus carries:
- a CDS encoding DUF371 domain-containing protein, which codes for MAAVIVEEGLVDEAFVAAASDADATIIATLEADGHEHTVTGRGDPELTFASERSMVGRTSTYV